One stretch of Novosphingobium pentaromativorans US6-1 DNA includes these proteins:
- a CDS encoding GcrA family cell cycle regulator has product MSWTDERIEKLTKMWEGGATASQIADELGGVSRNAVIGKAHRLGLKARPSPVKANEKPARPAAPKKAKPASEAPAAPAPKAEAPVARPVPQAPAAPAPRAAAPSAPAAPAADKPASEQPRIVSVGPGGFLRQGPGDQQQPIPPAPPRRLVPAKPSPEIADKTSLLDLNDRICRWPMGHPGEPDFHFCGDKVNPGFPYCVQHCGRAYQAQLPRGARRPPPPLPFGGPRVR; this is encoded by the coding sequence ATGAGCTGGACGGACGAGCGGATCGAGAAGCTGACCAAGATGTGGGAAGGCGGTGCCACTGCCAGCCAGATCGCGGACGAGCTTGGAGGCGTCAGCCGCAATGCGGTTATCGGCAAGGCGCATCGCCTCGGTCTCAAGGCCCGGCCCTCGCCGGTCAAGGCCAACGAGAAGCCGGCTCGTCCGGCGGCTCCCAAGAAGGCGAAGCCCGCCTCCGAAGCGCCAGCTGCGCCGGCCCCCAAGGCCGAGGCGCCGGTGGCCAGGCCCGTGCCGCAGGCTCCGGCCGCGCCGGCCCCGCGCGCCGCTGCGCCTTCTGCGCCAGCAGCCCCGGCTGCGGACAAGCCCGCCTCGGAGCAGCCGCGCATCGTCTCGGTCGGTCCCGGTGGCTTCCTGCGCCAGGGGCCCGGCGATCAGCAGCAGCCGATCCCGCCCGCTCCGCCGCGCCGCCTGGTTCCGGCCAAGCCGAGCCCGGAAATCGCCGACAAGACGAGCCTGCTCGATCTCAACGACCGCATCTGCCGCTGGCCGATGGGGCACCCGGGCGAGCCGGACTTCCACTTCTGCGGCGACAAGGTGAACCCCGGCTTCCCCTATTGCGTCCAGCACTGCGGCCGCGCCTATCAGGCCCAGCTGCCGCGCGGCGCGCGCCGTCCTCCTCCGCCGCTGCCTTTCGGCGGACCGCGGGTGCGCTGA
- a CDS encoding putative bifunctional diguanylate cyclase/phosphodiesterase: MSGQASSYQAGKRPVHVLGPSIVISFLAVVAMIVGLLVWSGHEVDRVANNRDRALARMVLRESIERLGHVQESSTIWDDAVLQMRKRPLDLDWIDLNLGIWFNEYAGIDEVYVLSPQDRPVYGMRDGRRIVPENYIAVEDVVAPMVARLRRSEPVPAQGSDALPMLSPGVSDLAVLRGRPAIVSVKPIVSDTGAIRQRPGSEYVHVGVTYLDKRYFNRIGADYGLDEARYVIAPGNDPDETAIPLQAQKGAVVGYMVWRPFKPGYNVISSVGPVLLAVLILSGIIICLLANRLARRTYDLEQSRSHAEHQAMHDALTGLANRAMFENRLEAALAQCRRHNTLLALLYIDLDQFKQVNDSLGHPAGDRLIRLVAHRLSAEIRGYDMVARLGGDEFAILLVEPESQAAVERACSRILAQLERPFDLASTQAFIGGSIGVALAPRDSLERTELTRKADIALYQAKMDGRGRYAFFTPNMDEDVRQRETINRELRVALADCDSQLRLHYQPVYLLATGRVVAVEALLRWEHPENGLVTPDAFIRTAEETGHIEVLGNWVLRKAMNDARAWPDLRISVNVSPIQVRSRLFVTTVRRILQETDIAPSRLEIELTETALMSASLEVTEALHSLRELGVTCALDDFGTGYSSLSHIRDIAVDRIKIDRSFVNAVDTVPGAALVEAIVSLASANGLHLTAEGVETRAQLDFLRRVGCHEVQGYFMAQPLAAEAVTELLQGQRGSGWLHVLPATDAARNERVA, from the coding sequence GTGTCGGGTCAGGCTTCCTCATATCAGGCTGGCAAGCGTCCGGTCCATGTCCTTGGGCCGTCGATTGTCATTTCCTTCCTCGCCGTGGTCGCCATGATCGTGGGCCTGCTGGTCTGGTCGGGCCACGAGGTCGACCGTGTGGCCAACAACCGTGACCGCGCGCTGGCGCGGATGGTGCTGCGCGAAAGCATCGAGAGGCTCGGTCACGTCCAGGAATCCTCGACGATCTGGGACGATGCCGTGCTCCAGATGCGCAAGCGCCCGCTCGATCTCGACTGGATCGACCTCAATCTCGGCATCTGGTTCAATGAATATGCGGGGATCGACGAGGTCTATGTCCTCTCGCCGCAAGACCGGCCCGTCTATGGCATGCGCGATGGCAGACGCATCGTCCCGGAGAACTACATCGCCGTCGAAGACGTCGTGGCGCCGATGGTCGCAAGGCTACGCAGGAGCGAACCGGTTCCGGCACAAGGTAGCGATGCCCTGCCGATGCTATCGCCCGGGGTGAGCGACCTTGCCGTGCTGCGCGGCCGCCCGGCGATCGTCAGCGTCAAGCCGATCGTCAGCGACACCGGGGCGATCCGCCAGAGGCCCGGCAGCGAATACGTCCATGTCGGGGTCACCTATCTCGACAAGCGCTACTTCAACCGCATCGGTGCGGACTACGGCCTCGACGAAGCCCGTTACGTGATCGCGCCCGGCAACGATCCGGACGAAACGGCCATCCCGCTCCAGGCGCAGAAGGGCGCCGTGGTGGGCTACATGGTGTGGCGCCCGTTCAAGCCCGGCTACAATGTGATCAGCTCGGTAGGTCCGGTCCTGCTTGCGGTCCTGATCCTTTCAGGCATCATCATTTGCCTGCTGGCAAACAGACTGGCGCGCCGCACCTACGATCTTGAGCAAAGCCGCAGCCATGCAGAACATCAGGCGATGCACGATGCCCTCACCGGGCTGGCCAATCGCGCGATGTTCGAAAACCGGCTCGAGGCGGCACTGGCGCAATGCCGACGCCACAACACCCTGCTTGCCCTGCTCTACATAGACCTCGATCAGTTCAAGCAGGTCAACGACAGCCTCGGCCACCCAGCGGGCGACAGGTTGATCCGGCTGGTCGCCCATCGCCTGAGCGCGGAAATCCGCGGCTACGACATGGTCGCGCGGCTGGGAGGCGACGAATTCGCCATTCTCCTCGTCGAACCGGAAAGCCAGGCCGCGGTCGAACGTGCCTGCTCGCGCATCCTGGCCCAGCTGGAACGCCCCTTCGACCTCGCCTCGACCCAGGCCTTCATCGGCGGCAGCATCGGCGTCGCCCTGGCCCCGCGCGACAGCCTCGAACGCACCGAACTGACCCGCAAGGCCGACATCGCGCTTTACCAGGCGAAGATGGACGGCAGAGGGCGCTATGCCTTCTTCACGCCAAACATGGACGAGGACGTGCGCCAGCGCGAAACCATCAACCGCGAACTGCGCGTTGCCCTGGCCGATTGCGACAGCCAGCTGAGGCTGCATTACCAGCCGGTCTATTTGCTGGCGACCGGCAGGGTCGTGGCGGTCGAGGCGCTGCTGCGATGGGAGCATCCCGAGAACGGTCTGGTCACGCCCGATGCCTTCATCCGCACGGCCGAGGAAACCGGCCATATCGAGGTCCTGGGCAACTGGGTCCTGCGCAAGGCGATGAACGATGCACGCGCCTGGCCGGACTTGCGGATCTCGGTCAACGTCTCACCGATCCAGGTGCGCAGCCGGCTGTTCGTCACCACGGTGAGACGCATCCTGCAGGAAACCGACATCGCACCCAGCCGGCTAGAGATCGAACTGACCGAAACTGCGCTGATGTCCGCGTCGCTGGAAGTGACCGAAGCGCTGCACAGCTTGCGCGAACTTGGCGTGACCTGCGCCCTGGACGACTTCGGCACCGGCTATTCCTCGCTCAGCCACATCCGCGACATCGCCGTCGATCGCATCAAGATCGACCGCTCCTTCGTCAATGCCGTGGACACGGTACCCGGCGCCGCGCTGGTGGAGGCCATCGTCAGCCTGGCCAGCGCGAATGGACTGCACCTCACCGCCGAGGGCGTGGAAACGCGTGCACAGCTGGATTTCCTGCGCCGGGTGGGCTGCCACGAAGTCCAGGGCTACTTCATGGCACAGCCGCTTGCGGCCGAGGCGGTTACCGAGCTTCTGCAAGGCCAGAGAGGGTCAGGCTGGCTGCACGTCCTGCCCGCTACTGACGCAGCCAGGAACGAGCGCGTCGCCTGA
- a CDS encoding ABC transporter permease — MADQTNSTEMLTPAGIPQPRQFPTKGEPVIHQVNWVGLKTLYMKEVRRFFKVQTQTIWAPAITTLLFLVIFTVALGRGGREILGVNFATFVAPGLIVMGMMQNAFANASFSFLSGKIQGTIIDFLMPPLSEGELMLAMVAAAVTRAVLVGLALCAAMLLWPGVDLSVAHPWAVVWFGLMGSVFLALLGFISSIWAEKFDHNAAVTNFVIAPLSLLSGTFYVIDRLAPAFQAVSRANPFFYIISGFRFGFLGQSDIGDTNMAVLHSAIGIGVVNAVLAFVVYRVLRSGWKLKG, encoded by the coding sequence ATGGCCGATCAAACGAATTCGACCGAGATGCTGACTCCTGCCGGTATCCCGCAGCCACGCCAGTTTCCGACGAAGGGCGAGCCTGTGATCCACCAGGTGAACTGGGTGGGGCTCAAGACCCTTTATATGAAGGAGGTGCGCCGCTTCTTCAAGGTGCAGACCCAGACCATCTGGGCACCGGCGATCACCACCCTTCTCTTCCTCGTGATTTTCACTGTCGCGCTGGGTCGCGGCGGGCGCGAAATCCTCGGCGTGAACTTCGCGACTTTCGTGGCGCCGGGCCTGATCGTCATGGGCATGATGCAGAACGCCTTCGCCAATGCGAGCTTCTCGTTCCTCTCGGGCAAGATCCAGGGAACGATCATCGATTTCCTGATGCCGCCGCTCAGCGAAGGCGAACTGATGCTGGCGATGGTCGCCGCCGCCGTGACCCGCGCCGTCCTCGTCGGCTTGGCCCTTTGCGCGGCGATGCTGCTGTGGCCCGGCGTCGACTTGTCGGTCGCCCATCCCTGGGCGGTCGTCTGGTTCGGCCTGATGGGGTCGGTCTTCCTTGCCCTGCTCGGCTTCATATCCTCGATCTGGGCGGAAAAGTTCGATCACAACGCGGCGGTGACCAACTTCGTCATCGCCCCGCTTTCACTGCTTTCGGGCACGTTCTACGTGATCGACAGGCTTGCTCCCGCTTTCCAGGCCGTGAGCCGGGCCAATCCCTTTTTCTACATCATCTCCGGCTTCCGCTTCGGCTTCCTGGGCCAGAGCGACATCGGCGATACCAACATGGCCGTGCTGCACAGCGCCATCGGCATCGGCGTCGTCAACGCCGTGCTGGCCTTCGTGGTCTATCGCGTGCTGCGTTCTGGCTGGAAGCTCAAGGGCTGA